Proteins encoded in a region of the Haloarchaeobius salinus genome:
- a CDS encoding 2Fe-2S iron-sulfur cluster-binding protein produces the protein MSGDPDAVTLAASTVGPSPDLGPADAVRAQLDVLVATDVDVATARADGAVPASVRTLFDFSAPDFRTAHGSLDGFATTLLGPIYDRLVGADAVERGPTDREGGTFTQAVLSRHPDGDRTYEFTVARQSDGKYDGCWMTTAIDLVYDGRSPTFRRTPTVRFEGREVTCEVGDQLRSVLLAAEGHSPHNDVTQVANCGGNGLCGTCAVAVDGEVSEPGSRERRRLDLPPHDEESGLRLACQTHVEGDVTVEKHRGLWGQHVEDVATGDADEGTDDEPPEPVTVTDAEYAGTYDYAGTDGGDAR, from the coding sequence ATGAGCGGTGACCCGGATGCCGTGACGTTGGCGGCCTCGACCGTCGGCCCGTCGCCCGACCTCGGCCCCGCCGATGCGGTCCGGGCACAGCTCGACGTGCTGGTCGCGACCGACGTCGACGTCGCGACGGCACGTGCCGACGGGGCGGTGCCCGCGAGCGTCCGGACGCTGTTCGACTTCTCGGCACCGGACTTCCGGACAGCCCACGGCTCGCTCGACGGGTTCGCGACGACGCTGCTCGGCCCCATCTACGACCGGCTCGTCGGCGCGGACGCGGTCGAGCGCGGGCCGACCGACCGTGAGGGCGGGACGTTCACGCAGGCCGTCCTGTCCCGCCATCCCGACGGCGACCGCACCTACGAGTTCACCGTGGCCCGGCAGTCCGACGGCAAGTACGACGGCTGCTGGATGACGACGGCCATCGACCTCGTCTACGACGGCCGGAGCCCGACGTTCCGGCGCACCCCGACGGTCCGGTTCGAGGGCCGCGAGGTCACCTGCGAGGTGGGCGATCAGCTTCGCTCCGTCCTCCTGGCCGCCGAGGGACACTCGCCGCACAACGACGTGACGCAGGTCGCCAACTGCGGCGGCAACGGGCTCTGTGGCACCTGTGCCGTCGCGGTCGACGGCGAGGTGAGCGAGCCCGGGTCCCGCGAACGACGCCGGCTGGATCTCCCGCCGCACGACGAGGAGAGCGGGCTCCGGCTCGCGTGTCAGACCCACGTCGAGGGCGACGTGACCGTCGAGAAGCACCGGGGGCTCTGGGGGCAGCACGTCGAGGACGTGGCCACGGGCGACGCCGACGAGGGGACGGACGACGAACCGCCCGAACCGGTAACCGTCACCGACGCGGAGTACGCTGGCACCTACGACTACGCCGGGACCGACGGGGGTGACGCGAGATGA
- a CDS encoding plastocyanin/azurin family copper-binding protein, whose product MRPDDGREPGRKRCRRELLRTGGATLAAAVAAAGCLSNPWGPERRATDDGASVDGTNATTSTPRTTAGTERSGTTDGTDPTTTSGTETAAPTTTGVPPQEREPDLVVDVAADGFSFAPESFSVAAGDTVHWVWRSAGHNIRVREKPDGSDWTGTPGTASDTYGEGYLHAHTFRTSGRYEYFCAPHQTLGLEGSFDVE is encoded by the coding sequence ATGAGGCCCGACGACGGGAGGGAGCCGGGACGGAAGCGGTGTCGGCGCGAACTGTTGCGAACGGGTGGCGCTACCCTCGCGGCCGCCGTCGCCGCCGCCGGCTGTCTCTCGAACCCGTGGGGGCCGGAGCGACGGGCCACGGACGACGGAGCCAGCGTCGATGGGACGAACGCGACGACGTCGACGCCCCGGACGACGGCGGGGACCGAGCGCTCAGGGACCACGGACGGGACGGACCCGACGACCACGTCCGGTACCGAGACCGCCGCCCCCACGACGACCGGCGTGCCGCCCCAGGAGCGCGAGCCTGACCTCGTCGTCGACGTCGCGGCCGACGGCTTCAGCTTCGCGCCGGAGTCGTTCTCCGTCGCGGCCGGCGACACCGTCCACTGGGTGTGGCGGAGCGCGGGCCACAACATCCGGGTCCGGGAGAAGCCCGATGGCTCCGACTGGACGGGGACCCCGGGAACGGCCTCGGACACCTACGGCGAGGGCTACCTGCACGCACACACCTTCCGGACGAGCGGCCGGTACGAGTACTTCTGTGCGCCCCACCAGACGCTCGGGCTGGAGGGCTCGTTCGACGTGGAGTAG
- a CDS encoding PrsW family intramembrane metalloprotease: MTDSGDGDTAVATDGGYEVTGWEPRTSLDRFAVFVYGGIVRSAHWAVVLLALATFTAQLGLVVYGISVRPTLGILTVASILPALVIVGAIWRTNPTGGDPLGPLAVTFLLSVLFASFAAVANSALRSVIAALLPSTPLFPITLVVFFFLVVGPVEETVKWLAVRVYAYNGDQFGAVIDGAVYGAVAGLGFATIENALYITQAVIQARSLSTSASLAGAVDTATARSFVGPGHVLYSAIAGYYLGLAKFSDDHWGPIVVKGLLIAAAIHATYNTLVTVVDFGAAPFVGGSIGFIAFVFAFEGVVGYVLYRKLSKYNRHYRAGATHANG, translated from the coding sequence ATGACCGACTCGGGCGACGGCGACACGGCGGTCGCCACGGACGGCGGGTACGAGGTGACGGGCTGGGAACCACGGACGTCTCTCGACCGGTTCGCCGTGTTCGTCTACGGCGGCATCGTCCGGAGCGCACACTGGGCGGTGGTCCTGCTCGCGCTGGCGACCTTTACCGCCCAGCTCGGGCTGGTCGTCTACGGCATCAGCGTCCGGCCGACGCTCGGGATACTGACGGTGGCCTCCATCCTCCCCGCGCTCGTCATCGTCGGGGCCATCTGGCGGACGAACCCGACTGGCGGGGACCCGCTGGGCCCGCTCGCGGTGACGTTCCTGCTGTCGGTGCTGTTCGCGAGCTTCGCCGCCGTGGCGAACTCCGCGTTGCGGTCGGTCATCGCGGCCCTGCTGCCGAGCACGCCGCTGTTTCCCATCACGCTCGTCGTGTTCTTCTTCCTCGTCGTCGGTCCCGTCGAGGAGACCGTGAAGTGGCTCGCGGTCCGCGTCTACGCCTACAACGGCGACCAGTTCGGCGCGGTCATCGACGGCGCGGTGTACGGCGCGGTCGCGGGACTGGGCTTTGCCACCATCGAGAACGCGCTCTACATCACCCAGGCCGTCATCCAGGCACGGTCTCTCTCGACGAGCGCGAGCCTCGCGGGCGCGGTCGACACGGCGACCGCCCGCTCGTTCGTCGGCCCGGGCCACGTGCTCTACTCCGCCATCGCGGGCTACTACCTCGGGCTCGCGAAGTTCAGCGACGACCACTGGGGCCCCATCGTGGTGAAGGGCCTGCTCATCGCCGCCGCCATCCACGCGACGTACAACACGCTCGTCACCGTCGTCGACTTCGGCGCGGCCCCGTTCGTCGGCGGCAGCATCGGCTTCATCGCGTTCGTGTTCGCCTTCGAGGGCGTCGTCGGCTACGTCCTCTACCGGAAGCTCTCGAAGTACAACCGGCACTACCGGGCCGGCGCGACCCACGCGAATGGATAG
- a CDS encoding NAD(P)H-binding protein, with protein sequence MSHESYRVLVADASTPVGRALVDYLSDTDYVVRALVPGRGEESLARQAGATEVCIGDLTTGQGLDGAVRDVDAICCSVRDGGLSHVLGRLDVGVGVRNLVDAASDAGRPYVVLHSKIGVGDSESGMVLPVRLCKHRILGALDATERYLRDSGVPHTIVRTGRTTNGEGTESVATSEGEDTVAGRIPRPDLAWVMVAALTTPEARNRTFEVAEVAPPTHEGVEFEWRGPEAGLVARRSGYSIPS encoded by the coding sequence GTGTCGCACGAATCGTACCGCGTGCTGGTCGCCGACGCCTCGACACCGGTCGGTCGGGCACTCGTGGACTACCTTTCGGACACCGACTACGTGGTGCGCGCGCTCGTCCCCGGCCGTGGCGAGGAATCGCTCGCGCGGCAGGCCGGCGCGACCGAGGTCTGCATCGGGGACCTCACCACGGGTCAGGGACTCGACGGCGCGGTCAGGGACGTCGACGCCATCTGCTGTAGCGTCAGGGACGGCGGCCTCTCCCACGTCCTCGGGCGGCTCGACGTCGGCGTCGGCGTCCGGAACCTGGTCGACGCCGCGAGCGACGCCGGCCGGCCGTATGTGGTCCTCCACTCGAAGATCGGTGTCGGCGACTCCGAGAGCGGCATGGTGCTGCCGGTCAGGCTGTGCAAGCACAGGATCCTCGGCGCGCTCGACGCCACCGAGCGGTACCTCCGTGACTCCGGGGTCCCGCACACCATCGTACGCACCGGTCGGACGACGAACGGCGAGGGGACGGAGTCGGTCGCGACGAGCGAGGGCGAGGACACCGTCGCCGGACGCATCCCCCGACCGGACCTGGCGTGGGTGATGGTCGCCGCGCTCACCACACCCGAGGCGCGCAACCGGACGTTCGAGGTCGCCGAGGTCGCCCCGCCGACGCACGAGGGCGTCGAGTTCGAGTGGCGTGGCCCCGAGGCGGGTCTCGTCGCCCGACGGTCCGGCTACTCCATCCCGTCCTGA
- the carA gene encoding glutamine-hydrolyzing carbamoyl-phosphate synthase small subunit — protein sequence MDAYVALEGGHVVEARGRAPGTANGELVFTTAYTGYEESLTDPSYEEQILTFAYPLIGNYGVREERFESDRVHPRAAVTRELTDDVAEWLAEEGVPAVDHIDTRDLVTDIREEGAMACGIAVGDDVTPEDALAELEDCVPMSDHTDIGAQVSVDEPVVHNADGDGATVALVDCGAKRSIVDSLVERGATVHVLPYDATEDAVAAIDPELLFISNGPGDPENFDAAVELVDTFVGEVPIAGICLGQQIVARALGGTTEKMDFGHRGVNQPVRDHDTGKVVMTTQNHGYTVADAPEALEVSQVNVNDGTPEGLDSTDLDIITRQYHPEANPGPHDSLSFFDDVLGMTASTRTIVAD from the coding sequence ATGGACGCCTACGTAGCACTGGAGGGTGGCCACGTGGTCGAGGCCCGTGGTCGTGCTCCAGGCACAGCAAACGGCGAACTGGTTTTCACGACGGCGTACACGGGATACGAGGAGAGCCTCACCGACCCGTCGTACGAGGAACAGATACTCACCTTCGCGTACCCGCTCATCGGGAACTATGGGGTACGCGAGGAGCGCTTCGAGTCCGACCGGGTCCACCCGCGCGCCGCGGTCACCCGCGAGCTGACCGACGACGTGGCCGAGTGGCTCGCCGAGGAGGGCGTCCCGGCGGTCGACCACATCGACACCCGCGACCTCGTCACCGACATCCGCGAGGAGGGTGCGATGGCCTGTGGCATCGCCGTCGGCGACGACGTGACGCCCGAGGACGCGCTCGCCGAGCTCGAGGACTGCGTGCCGATGAGCGACCACACCGATATCGGCGCACAGGTGTCCGTCGACGAGCCCGTCGTCCACAACGCCGACGGCGACGGCGCGACGGTCGCGCTCGTCGACTGCGGCGCGAAGCGCTCCATCGTCGACTCGCTGGTCGAGCGCGGCGCGACGGTCCACGTGCTCCCGTACGATGCCACCGAGGACGCCGTGGCCGCGATCGACCCGGAGCTCCTGTTCATCTCGAACGGCCCGGGCGACCCGGAGAACTTCGACGCGGCCGTCGAGCTCGTCGACACCTTCGTCGGGGAGGTGCCCATCGCGGGCATCTGCCTCGGCCAGCAGATCGTCGCCCGCGCGCTCGGCGGGACGACCGAGAAGATGGACTTCGGCCACCGCGGCGTCAACCAGCCCGTCCGCGACCACGACACCGGGAAGGTCGTCATGACCACGCAGAACCACGGCTACACCGTCGCCGACGCGCCCGAGGCACTCGAGGTGTCGCAGGTCAACGTCAACGACGGCACCCCGGAGGGCCTCGACAGCACCGACCTCGACATCATCACGCGCCAGTACCACCCCGAGGCCAACCCCGGCCCGCACGACTCGCTCTCGTTCTTCGACGACGTGCTCGGGATGACCGCCTCGACGCGAACCATCGTCGCCGACTGA
- a CDS encoding Lrp/AsnC family transcriptional regulator, with the protein MDELDREILNILRRDARTPYTEIAEEVGTSEGTVRNRVERMTEDDVIERFTVATRTGNVKAMIEIGVAMDVETTRISERMADWTEVDFVWQVSGEEDVVLVVDCADTQGVNDLITQAREMEEVVSTKTRLILDERLG; encoded by the coding sequence ATGGACGAACTCGACCGCGAGATACTGAACATCCTCCGACGGGACGCCCGGACGCCCTACACCGAGATCGCCGAGGAGGTCGGCACCAGCGAGGGGACGGTCCGCAACCGGGTCGAACGGATGACCGAGGACGACGTCATCGAACGGTTCACCGTCGCCACGCGCACGGGGAACGTCAAGGCGATGATCGAGATCGGCGTCGCGATGGACGTCGAGACCACCCGGATCTCCGAACGCATGGCCGACTGGACCGAGGTGGACTTCGTCTGGCAGGTCTCCGGCGAGGAGGACGTGGTGCTCGTGGTCGACTGTGCCGACACCCAGGGCGTGAACGACCTCATCACGCAGGCCCGCGAGATGGAGGAGGTCGTCTCCACGAAGACCCGGCTCATCCTCGACGAGCGGCTCGGCTGA
- a CDS encoding NUDIX hydrolase, with product MSTSDPSDGAAEDLHKNAGQEVIAVDPDDNEQGLVNRLDAHTGEGIRHRAFTSLVFDEDENILLAQRAADKRLWGTWWDGTVASHPVEGQSQEAATRERLEEELGITPDQYDNLQLTDRFEYKRYFENAGIEHEVCAVLKLTLTDTTLDPDPEEVEGLMWVPYEHLHDNPEFYRQLRLCPWFEIAMRRDFD from the coding sequence ATGAGTACGTCTGACCCGTCCGACGGCGCGGCCGAGGACCTTCACAAGAACGCCGGGCAGGAGGTCATCGCGGTCGACCCGGACGACAACGAACAGGGACTCGTCAACCGGCTGGACGCCCACACCGGCGAGGGCATCCGCCACCGGGCGTTCACCTCGCTGGTGTTCGACGAGGACGAGAACATCCTCCTCGCCCAGCGGGCCGCGGACAAGCGCCTCTGGGGCACCTGGTGGGACGGCACGGTCGCCTCCCACCCCGTCGAGGGCCAGAGCCAAGAGGCGGCGACCCGCGAGCGCCTCGAGGAGGAACTCGGCATCACGCCCGACCAGTACGACAACCTCCAGCTCACGGACCGCTTCGAGTACAAGCGCTACTTCGAGAACGCCGGTATCGAGCACGAGGTCTGTGCCGTGCTGAAGCTCACGCTCACCGACACCACGCTCGACCCCGACCCCGAGGAGGTCGAGGGCCTGATGTGGGTCCCCTACGAGCACCTCCACGACAACCCCGAGTTCTACCGGCAGCTCCGCCTCTGTCCCTGGTTCGAGATCGCGATGCGCCGCGACTTCGACTGA
- a CDS encoding DUF7853 family protein — protein sequence MSSVRNPPKSTDVTLSRGELWLVHHVMVERLTGHDESEPQPWWALNIARKLEAGEPTLTTFEAWRLRRDLLDYAARDGTPSSDVARARAIVDQLEATFGRVPLS from the coding sequence ATGTCGTCAGTACGAAACCCACCGAAATCGACCGACGTGACGCTCTCCCGTGGCGAACTGTGGCTCGTCCACCACGTGATGGTCGAACGACTGACCGGGCACGACGAGAGCGAGCCACAGCCCTGGTGGGCGCTCAACATCGCCCGGAAACTCGAGGCCGGCGAGCCGACACTGACGACGTTCGAGGCGTGGCGGCTGCGGCGTGACCTGCTCGACTACGCGGCTCGGGACGGGACGCCGTCGTCGGACGTGGCCCGAGCTCGGGCCATCGTCGACCAGTTGGAGGCGACGTTCGGTCGGGTCCCCCTGAGCTAG
- a CDS encoding zinc-binding dehydrogenase codes for MKAVQFAAHGDADVIEYDEYPTPEPDADEVLVDVKAGALNHLDVWTRRGLPGLDLEMPHVPGSDAAGVVEAVGADVTRFEPGDHVAVWSGTATDDDEFTRKGDPTLSRSFKVIGEHLPGVHSEYAALPAENLVPVPDDVSWETAAAAPLVFGTAWRMLISRGDVTAGESVLVLGASGGVGHAAVQIADYAGAEVYATASSEGKLEYARECGADHVCNYEEERFATWIREETDGRGVDVVVDHVGEETWEDSLKCLTKGGRLLTCGATTGPHAETNINRVFWSQLEIIGSTMATPGEAETVLELVWDGTFEPRIRETLPMSETARAHELLENREGFGKVVVIPDSEL; via the coding sequence ATGAAGGCCGTCCAGTTCGCAGCGCACGGCGACGCGGACGTCATCGAGTACGACGAGTATCCGACCCCGGAGCCGGACGCCGACGAGGTGCTGGTCGACGTGAAGGCGGGCGCGCTCAACCACCTCGACGTGTGGACCCGACGCGGGTTGCCGGGCCTCGACCTCGAGATGCCGCACGTCCCCGGCAGCGACGCCGCGGGCGTCGTCGAGGCGGTCGGTGCGGACGTGACACGCTTCGAGCCCGGCGACCACGTCGCGGTCTGGTCCGGCACCGCGACCGACGACGACGAGTTCACCCGGAAGGGCGACCCGACGCTCTCGCGGAGCTTCAAGGTCATCGGCGAGCACCTCCCCGGCGTCCACAGCGAGTACGCCGCCCTCCCCGCCGAGAACCTCGTCCCGGTTCCCGACGACGTCTCCTGGGAGACCGCGGCGGCCGCCCCGCTGGTCTTCGGCACCGCGTGGCGGATGCTCATCTCGCGGGGCGACGTGACCGCCGGTGAGTCCGTCCTGGTGCTCGGGGCCTCCGGCGGCGTCGGCCACGCCGCCGTCCAGATTGCCGACTACGCGGGGGCGGAGGTGTACGCGACCGCGAGCAGCGAGGGGAAGCTGGAGTACGCCCGCGAGTGCGGCGCGGACCACGTCTGCAACTACGAGGAGGAGCGCTTCGCGACGTGGATCCGCGAGGAGACGGACGGCCGCGGCGTGGACGTGGTCGTCGACCACGTCGGCGAGGAGACCTGGGAGGACTCGCTGAAGTGCCTCACGAAGGGGGGGCGACTGCTCACCTGCGGGGCGACGACCGGCCCGCACGCCGAGACGAACATCAACCGGGTGTTCTGGAGCCAGCTCGAGATAATCGGCTCGACGATGGCGACGCCCGGCGAGGCCGAGACCGTTCTCGAACTGGTCTGGGACGGCACGTTCGAGCCGCGCATCCGCGAGACGCTGCCGATGAGCGAGACGGCGCGAGCCCACGAACTACTGGAGAACCGTGAGGGCTTTGGCAAGGTGGTCGTAATTCCAGACAGTGAGCTCTGA
- a CDS encoding MogA/MoaB family molybdenum cofactor biosynthesis protein, which produces MSDDEQSDEHGHDHADGGGHEHADDDGHDHQHHQHDAHHLGVAVVTVSSSRTFDDDPSGDRIASILSDEGHEVVVRELIADEYDSVQGTVDRLTERDDVDLVVTTGGTGVTPDDVTVEAVEPLLDRELPGFGELFRRLSYEEIGSRSIATRTMAGIVEGVLVCCLPGSEAAVRLGVAEIIVPEAPHLVGLSRRED; this is translated from the coding sequence ATGAGCGACGACGAGCAGTCCGACGAGCACGGCCACGACCACGCAGATGGCGGAGGGCACGAGCACGCCGACGACGACGGGCATGACCACCAGCATCACCAGCACGACGCACACCACCTCGGCGTCGCGGTCGTCACGGTGTCGAGCTCGCGTACGTTCGACGACGATCCTTCGGGCGACCGCATCGCGAGCATCCTCTCCGACGAGGGGCACGAGGTCGTCGTCCGCGAACTCATCGCCGACGAGTACGACAGCGTGCAGGGCACGGTCGACCGGCTCACCGAGCGCGACGACGTGGACCTCGTCGTCACGACCGGTGGGACCGGGGTCACGCCCGACGACGTGACCGTCGAGGCCGTCGAGCCGCTGCTCGACAGGGAGCTGCCCGGCTTCGGCGAGCTGTTCCGGCGGCTCTCGTACGAGGAGATCGGTAGCCGGAGCATCGCCACGCGAACGATGGCCGGCATCGTCGAGGGCGTACTCGTCTGCTGTCTCCCGGGGAGCGAGGCGGCGGTGCGCCTCGGCGTCGCGGAGATCATCGTGCCCGAGGCACCGCATCTGGTCGGGCTGTCACGTCGCGAGGACTGA
- a CDS encoding DUF7126 family protein, with product MHAIFAGHDEHELVRELEAVGFTVHVVDGVANRPGLEEAGIVDADLFVLTDVGQATGIPVAKDLNPDVRVVVYSDDSLPEFVSGQADLAVDPALLDSATVAEELAGN from the coding sequence ATGCACGCGATTTTCGCTGGCCACGACGAGCACGAGTTGGTACGCGAGCTGGAGGCAGTCGGGTTCACGGTCCACGTCGTCGACGGCGTCGCGAACCGCCCCGGGCTGGAGGAGGCTGGAATTGTCGACGCGGACCTGTTCGTCCTGACCGACGTGGGGCAGGCGACGGGCATCCCGGTCGCGAAGGACCTGAATCCGGACGTCCGGGTCGTCGTCTACTCCGACGACTCGCTGCCGGAGTTCGTCAGCGGCCAGGCCGACCTGGCGGTGGACCCGGCGCTGCTCGATTCGGCGACGGTCGCCGAGGAGCTGGCAGGTAACTGA
- a CDS encoding phosphoribosyltransferase, giving the protein MSDLPEDFNCTITNWEYIYGLCRDVSTDVKEDSFEPDVIVALARGGWFAGRCICDFLGMDDLTSLKMEHYVGTAQKADEPQVRYPMPEGSVEGKDVLIIDDIADTGGSIRRAEEYVEERNAGTVKTATLQLLQTSEFEPDYVGERLSEWAWMVYPWNFIEDMIDIISGTMERHEQSSFQKADIRHYLAEDHDLQRIEMEIAQPNRMDEVLTEMERRDVVAATDDGGWTLV; this is encoded by the coding sequence ATGAGCGACCTCCCGGAGGATTTCAACTGCACCATCACGAACTGGGAGTACATCTACGGCCTCTGTCGGGACGTCAGCACCGACGTCAAGGAGGACTCCTTCGAGCCGGACGTCATCGTCGCACTCGCCCGGGGTGGTTGGTTCGCGGGGCGGTGCATCTGTGACTTCCTCGGGATGGACGACCTGACGAGCCTGAAGATGGAGCACTACGTCGGCACCGCCCAGAAGGCCGACGAGCCCCAGGTCCGGTACCCGATGCCCGAGGGCAGCGTCGAGGGCAAGGACGTGCTCATCATCGACGACATCGCGGACACCGGCGGCAGCATCCGGCGAGCCGAGGAGTACGTCGAGGAGCGCAACGCGGGCACGGTGAAGACGGCGACGCTCCAGCTGCTCCAGACCAGCGAGTTCGAGCCGGACTACGTCGGCGAACGCCTGTCGGAGTGGGCGTGGATGGTGTACCCGTGGAACTTCATCGAGGACATGATCGACATCATCTCCGGGACGATGGAGCGTCACGAGCAGTCGTCGTTCCAGAAGGCCGACATCAGGCACTACCTCGCGGAGGACCACGACCTCCAGCGCATCGAGATGGAGATCGCCCAGCCGAACCGGATGGACGAGGTGCTCACCGAGATGGAGCGTCGTGACGTCGTCGCGGCGACGGACGACGGCGGCTGGACGCTGGTCTGA
- a CDS encoding YbhB/YbcL family Raf kinase inhibitor-like protein: MIAALTGALEDAAPLTVTSPSFEDGDRLPDWTGFVNENERPGLRIGGVPDAAESLLVTMVHPEAAEVVDHGWVHWQAWGVDPGTTVLPRGEPLEGATEGYNDFLRQGWGGPSPPPEQVETYRFRVYALDIDLDLPAAARRARVASTIGLEGSVLAAGELTGEYGAEQGTVFVTEGPSGLRP; the protein is encoded by the coding sequence ATGATAGCAGCCCTGACAGGCGCGCTCGAAGACGCTGCACCGCTCACAGTGACCAGTCCGAGCTTCGAGGATGGCGACCGGCTCCCCGACTGGACCGGATTCGTGAACGAGAACGAGCGCCCCGGACTCCGGATCGGGGGCGTCCCCGACGCGGCCGAGTCGCTGCTGGTGACGATGGTCCATCCCGAGGCGGCCGAGGTCGTCGACCACGGATGGGTCCACTGGCAGGCCTGGGGTGTCGACCCCGGGACGACGGTCCTCCCGCGAGGCGAACCGCTCGAGGGTGCGACCGAGGGGTACAACGACTTCCTCCGACAGGGGTGGGGCGGCCCGTCACCGCCGCCCGAGCAGGTCGAGACCTACCGGTTCAGGGTGTACGCGCTCGACATCGACCTCGACCTCCCGGCGGCGGCGCGACGTGCCCGCGTCGCGTCCACCATCGGGCTGGAGGGTTCGGTGCTGGCCGCCGGGGAACTGACGGGCGAGTACGGGGCGGAGCAGGGGACCGTGTTCGTGACGGAGGGACCGAGCGGGCTGCGGCCCTGA
- a CDS encoding MATE family efflux transporter — MVESHTNTKLTEGELARPMLRLAWPLVAIQLLQVTYNLADTAWLGAYSSNAVGALSLAFPLIFFLISVGGGFTAAGAILVAQYTGADSDGSASLVAGQTVGFVGALSVVIGAVGYVLTDPMLAVLPADPETQRVIVPLAADYMRIFFLGMPFLFGFFVFVSLLRGYGNTRTPLRIMLVSVGLNVVLDPLVIFGVGPFPELGIEGAALATVFSRGVATLLGLYLLFWTSAGPDVGASDLVPDLDTIRDIVRIGVPSAAEQSMTSLALIALTGMVATFPPAVVTAYGLGNRVISLVFLPAMGLGQATNTVVGQNLGAEKPERAERATWLAAKFAAASLFVVAVVIFAVPTLVLRPLLTADTVQAAETLVYGAEYLRIAAPAFVFMGLFPVFLGAFRGSGDTKTALVFSVVALWLVRVPTTYVLVFVLGWDATGVFAAVALGDVVGALAAMAWFTRGAWKHTVVDRGREGEPVVTDGGTEHGTD, encoded by the coding sequence ATGGTCGAATCGCACACGAACACGAAGCTCACCGAGGGGGAGCTCGCCCGGCCGATGCTCCGGCTGGCGTGGCCACTGGTGGCCATCCAGCTGCTGCAGGTCACCTACAACCTCGCCGACACGGCGTGGCTGGGCGCGTACTCCTCGAACGCCGTCGGGGCGCTGAGCCTCGCGTTCCCGCTCATCTTCTTCCTCATCTCCGTCGGGGGCGGGTTCACGGCCGCCGGTGCCATCCTCGTCGCGCAGTACACCGGGGCCGACAGCGACGGCTCGGCGAGCCTGGTCGCCGGGCAGACCGTCGGCTTCGTCGGCGCGCTCTCGGTCGTCATCGGTGCCGTCGGCTACGTCCTGACGGACCCGATGCTCGCCGTGCTGCCGGCGGACCCCGAGACCCAGCGCGTCATCGTCCCGCTCGCCGCGGACTACATGCGCATCTTCTTCCTCGGGATGCCCTTTCTGTTCGGCTTCTTCGTCTTCGTCTCGCTGCTCCGGGGCTACGGCAACACCCGCACGCCGCTTCGCATCATGCTCGTCTCCGTCGGGCTGAACGTCGTGCTCGACCCGCTGGTCATCTTCGGCGTCGGCCCGTTCCCCGAACTCGGCATCGAGGGCGCGGCGCTGGCGACCGTGTTCTCCCGCGGCGTCGCCACGCTGCTCGGCCTCTACCTGCTGTTCTGGACCAGCGCCGGGCCGGACGTCGGCGCGTCGGACCTCGTGCCCGACCTCGACACCATCCGGGACATCGTCCGCATCGGCGTCCCCTCCGCGGCCGAGCAGTCGATGACCTCGCTCGCGCTCATCGCGCTGACCGGGATGGTCGCGACGTTCCCGCCCGCGGTCGTCACCGCCTACGGGCTGGGCAACCGGGTCATCTCGCTCGTGTTCCTCCCCGCGATGGGGCTGGGACAGGCGACGAACACCGTCGTCGGGCAGAACCTCGGGGCCGAGAAGCCCGAGCGCGCCGAGCGGGCGACCTGGCTCGCCGCGAAGTTCGCCGCCGCGAGCCTGTTCGTCGTCGCGGTCGTCATCTTCGCCGTGCCGACGCTGGTGCTCCGGCCCCTGCTGACCGCCGACACCGTCCAGGCTGCGGAGACGCTGGTCTACGGCGCGGAGTACCTCCGCATCGCCGCCCCCGCGTTCGTGTTCATGGGGCTGTTCCCCGTGTTCCTCGGCGCGTTCCGTGGCTCCGGCGACACGAAGACCGCGCTGGTGTTCTCGGTGGTCGCGCTCTGGCTCGTGCGCGTCCCGACGACGTACGTGCTCGTGTTCGTCCTCGGCTGGGACGCCACCGGCGTGTTCGCGGCCGTCGCGCTCGGCGACGTGGTCGGCGCGCTCGCCGCGATGGCGTGGTTCACCCGGGGGGCATGGAAGCACACCGTCGTCGACCGTGGCCGGGAGGGCGAGCCCGTCGTGACCGACGGCGGGACGGAGCACGGCACGGACTGA